In a genomic window of Demequina muriae:
- a CDS encoding SDR family oxidoreductase yields the protein MTVPRQRVAIITGAGSGHGIGFATALLLGAAGMRVVVTSTTDRIFDRVSQLRAAGIDAQGVVADLRDRSGADAVAARAASIDGRVDVLVNNAGMTSVSERDPAGAMSRWQASLERNLSTTFLMTSAVLDGMRSARYGRVVNVSSVSGPVAAYPGDVAYHAAKAGMVGLTRAVAIETASSGITVNAVAPGWIDTASASDHERRMGAASPVGRSGTAEEVAYVIAMLAGEGASYISGQLVIVDGANSVSEERGR from the coding sequence ATGACAGTGCCCCGCCAGCGTGTGGCGATCATCACCGGAGCTGGAAGCGGCCACGGCATCGGCTTCGCCACGGCTCTCCTTCTCGGCGCCGCAGGCATGCGCGTGGTCGTGACCTCGACGACCGACCGCATCTTCGATCGAGTCTCCCAATTGCGCGCAGCAGGAATCGACGCGCAGGGAGTGGTGGCCGATCTCCGGGACCGCAGCGGTGCTGACGCTGTCGCGGCCCGAGCGGCGAGCATCGATGGCCGTGTCGACGTGCTCGTCAACAACGCAGGCATGACTTCGGTTTCGGAGCGGGATCCCGCTGGCGCGATGTCTCGCTGGCAGGCGTCCTTGGAGCGCAATCTGAGCACGACATTCTTAATGACCAGCGCGGTGCTCGACGGCATGCGGTCCGCCCGCTACGGCCGCGTCGTCAATGTCTCGTCCGTGTCGGGACCAGTCGCCGCGTATCCCGGTGACGTCGCCTACCATGCGGCGAAGGCCGGAATGGTGGGGCTGACTCGAGCAGTGGCGATCGAAACCGCCTCCAGTGGGATCACTGTCAACGCCGTCGCACCTGGATGGATCGATACGGCGTCAGCGTCCGACCACGAGCGCCGCATGGGCGCGGCGAGCCCGGTCGGCCGTTCCGGCACCGCGGAGGAGGTCGCGTATGTGATCGCCATGCTCGCCGGAGAGGGTGCGTCGTACATCAGCGGGCAGTTGGTCATCGTCGACGGAGCGAACTCCGTCAGCGAGGAGCGCGGTCGCTGA
- a CDS encoding MerR family transcriptional regulator, producing the protein MTWSTRELAEMAGTTVNTVRHYHALGLLEPPSRTCNGYKQYEVRHLVTLTRVRRLAELGVPLAQVGAIALRAGAAPSALLRLDAELRSHIRTLRRARKDIAAIVRDHAPADSPRGFERVASQLSEADLSYLHILTRLHDGHESLSVLRDMIDTESQEVRDQLGGLRLDASAASRQRLAERMTADGAQWRSPTRPWLGSRTETQRERDVPMDRILDEALTELYTPAQRDVLMRADAVCTRLPARASRLPSRIEDTDSQQSSRSAEQWLAPAGGA; encoded by the coding sequence ATGACGTGGAGCACGCGGGAGCTCGCGGAGATGGCGGGCACCACCGTGAACACGGTGCGGCACTATCACGCTCTCGGGCTGCTTGAACCGCCCAGCCGGACGTGCAACGGGTACAAGCAGTACGAGGTTCGGCACCTGGTCACGTTGACGAGGGTGCGGCGCCTTGCTGAACTGGGGGTTCCTCTCGCGCAGGTGGGAGCGATCGCCCTGCGAGCGGGTGCCGCTCCCAGCGCGCTGCTCCGCCTCGATGCAGAGCTCCGGTCCCACATCCGCACTCTCCGCCGCGCGAGGAAGGACATCGCCGCGATCGTTCGAGACCACGCACCTGCAGACAGTCCCCGAGGATTTGAACGCGTCGCATCGCAGCTGTCGGAGGCGGACCTGTCGTACTTGCACATCCTGACGCGTCTGCATGACGGCCATGAGTCCCTCTCCGTCCTGCGAGACATGATCGACACGGAGAGCCAGGAGGTCCGCGACCAACTCGGAGGCCTGCGGCTCGATGCGAGTGCCGCCTCGCGCCAACGCCTCGCAGAGCGGATGACGGCTGACGGTGCCCAGTGGCGCTCTCCGACTCGTCCGTGGCTCGGTTCACGCACCGAGACCCAGCGTGAACGGGACGTCCCCATGGATCGCATTCTGGACGAAGCACTGACCGAGCTCTACACCCCCGCACAGCGAGATGTCCTCATGCGTGCCGACGCAGTGTGCACACGCTTGCCGGCTCGCGCCTCGAGGCTGCCGAGCCGGATCGAGGACACCGACTCCCAGCAGTCCAGCCGCTCGGCCGAGCAGTGGCTCGCGCCTGCAGGTGGTGCATGA